One Thermus hydrothermalis genomic region harbors:
- a CDS encoding MBL fold metallo-hydrolase, which yields MSDIPVLDVGYRSTHYWLIGQGPVRLLVDLGWPGTFGALKVALRRVGVDLKEVRFGLATHYHIDHAGLAQELKEAGMTLLVMESQVEAIPLMKRFAKPQDRYRAIQPAGNRLLSFAESRAFLASLGIPGEILPTPGHTDHCVSLLLDDGRAFTGDLPPEEGAWNNPSALQSWASLRAKGARLVYPGHGPVRPLD from the coding sequence GTGAGCGACATTCCCGTCTTGGACGTGGGCTACCGCTCCACCCATTACTGGCTCATCGGCCAAGGACCGGTCCGCCTTTTGGTGGACCTGGGCTGGCCTGGCACCTTCGGCGCCCTAAAAGTGGCGCTAAGACGGGTGGGCGTAGACCTAAAGGAGGTGCGCTTCGGCCTCGCCACCCACTACCACATAGACCACGCAGGCCTGGCCCAGGAGCTCAAGGAAGCGGGGATGACCCTTTTGGTCATGGAAAGCCAGGTGGAAGCCATTCCCCTCATGAAGCGCTTCGCCAAACCCCAGGACCGCTACCGCGCGATCCAGCCTGCGGGCAACCGCCTGCTCTCCTTCGCCGAAAGCCGGGCTTTCCTGGCCTCCTTGGGCATCCCGGGGGAGATTCTCCCCACCCCAGGGCACACGGACCACTGCGTTTCCCTTTTGCTGGACGACGGCCGGGCCTTCACCGGGGACCTGCCTCCGGAGGAAGGGGCTTGGAACAACCCCTCGGCTTTACAAAGCTGGGCCTCCCTCCGGGCCAAGGGCGCCCGCCTCGTTTACCCGGGCCACGGGCCGGTGCGCCCTTTAGACTAG
- a CDS encoding nucleotide pyrophosphohydrolase has translation MEPLTFKEAQRQVDAWISQFKEGYFPPLLMLARLAEELGEVARVLAHRHGKKPKPGEAEGDLAEELADLLFVLISLANREGIDLEEAFRKAMEKYQKRDAERWSRP, from the coding sequence ATGGAGCCCCTCACCTTCAAGGAGGCGCAACGCCAGGTGGACGCCTGGATCTCCCAGTTCAAGGAGGGCTACTTCCCGCCCCTCCTCATGCTCGCCCGCCTGGCGGAGGAGCTTGGGGAGGTAGCCCGGGTCCTGGCCCACCGCCACGGCAAGAAGCCCAAGCCGGGAGAGGCGGAAGGGGATTTGGCGGAGGAATTGGCCGACCTCCTTTTCGTCCTCATCTCCTTGGCCAACCGGGAAGGGATTGACCTGGAGGAGGCCTTCCGCAAGGCCATGGAGAAGTACCAAAAGCGGGACGCCGAGCGCTGGAGCCGTCCGTGA
- the mgsA gene encoding methylglyoxal synthase, producing MRALALIAHDAKKEEMVAFCRRHRELLARFALVATGTTGRRIEEATGLKVEKLLSGPLGGDQQMGARVAEGRILAVFFFRDPLTAQPHEPDVQALLRVCDVHGVPLATNPTAAEALIPWLRTLVGG from the coding sequence ATGCGGGCCCTTGCCCTCATCGCCCACGATGCCAAGAAGGAGGAGATGGTGGCCTTCTGCCGGAGGCACCGGGAGCTCCTCGCCCGCTTTGCCCTGGTGGCCACGGGCACCACGGGCAGGCGGATAGAGGAGGCCACGGGGCTTAAGGTGGAAAAGCTCCTTTCCGGGCCCCTGGGTGGGGACCAGCAGATGGGGGCCCGGGTGGCGGAAGGGCGGATCCTGGCGGTTTTCTTCTTCCGCGACCCCCTCACCGCCCAGCCCCACGAGCCCGATGTCCAGGCCCTCCTGCGTGTCTGCGACGTGCACGGGGTGCCCCTCGCCACCAACCCCACGGCGGCGGAGGCCCTCATCCCCTGGCTTCGGACCCTGGTGGGGGGCTAG
- a CDS encoding YifB family Mg chelatase-like AAA ATPase — MLAQVRSYTLFGLDAVPVTVEVDVSPGLPSYALVGLPDKAVEESRERVRAALKNAGFPYPQARVVVNLAPAELKKEGSHFDLPIALGLLAAQGVVPLEALAGLAVAGELGLDGTLRPVPGAVNLALGALAEGKALLLPKESAKEAALVEGVVALGTETLAEAVAHLKGEEALSPLAPKDPLEALEVLDLRDVKGQAKAKRALEIAAAGYHHLLMVGSPGSGKTMLARRLPFLLPPLPREAALEVTRIHSAAGKPVKGLLRTPPFRAPHHTVSYAGLIGGGAIPKPGEVSLAHRGVLFLDEFPEFSRDALEALRQPLEDGVVTVARARASLTFPARFLLVAAMNPCPCGWYGDPERPCTCTPSARQRYAGRISGPLLDRFDLVVEVPRLTPLELARAPEGESTEAVRERVYRARERMLARQGRPNGELAGKALREQVRLTPGAEALLQSAAKKMLLSARSYDRLLRVARTIADLMGAERVEEAHVAEALAYRKSL, encoded by the coding sequence ATGCTAGCCCAGGTGCGAAGCTACACCCTTTTCGGCCTGGACGCAGTTCCCGTGACCGTGGAGGTGGATGTTAGCCCCGGGCTTCCCTCCTACGCCCTGGTGGGCCTTCCGGACAAGGCGGTGGAGGAGAGCCGGGAAAGGGTCCGGGCCGCCCTAAAAAACGCTGGCTTCCCCTACCCCCAGGCCCGGGTGGTGGTGAACCTGGCCCCGGCGGAGCTCAAGAAGGAGGGGAGCCACTTTGACCTTCCCATCGCCCTGGGGCTTTTGGCGGCGCAAGGGGTGGTGCCCCTCGAGGCCCTGGCGGGCCTCGCCGTGGCGGGGGAACTGGGGCTGGACGGGACGCTCCGCCCCGTGCCGGGGGCGGTGAACCTGGCCCTGGGCGCCCTGGCGGAGGGGAAGGCCCTCCTCCTCCCCAAGGAAAGCGCCAAGGAAGCGGCCCTGGTGGAGGGCGTGGTGGCCCTGGGGACGGAGACCTTGGCCGAGGCCGTGGCCCACCTAAAGGGGGAGGAAGCCCTTTCCCCCCTGGCGCCCAAAGACCCCCTGGAGGCCCTAGAGGTCCTGGACCTCAGGGACGTGAAGGGCCAGGCCAAGGCCAAACGGGCCCTGGAGATCGCCGCCGCCGGGTACCACCACCTCCTCATGGTGGGAAGCCCGGGCTCGGGGAAGACCATGCTGGCGAGGCGCCTTCCTTTCCTCCTCCCTCCCCTCCCCCGGGAGGCCGCCCTCGAGGTCACCCGCATCCACTCCGCCGCCGGCAAACCCGTCAAGGGCCTCCTCCGCACGCCCCCCTTCCGCGCCCCCCACCACACGGTGAGCTACGCCGGGCTCATCGGGGGCGGGGCCATCCCCAAGCCAGGGGAGGTTTCCCTGGCCCACCGGGGCGTGCTCTTTTTGGACGAGTTTCCCGAGTTCTCCCGGGACGCCCTCGAGGCCCTCCGCCAACCCCTGGAGGACGGGGTGGTCACCGTGGCCCGGGCCCGGGCAAGCCTCACCTTCCCCGCCCGCTTCCTCCTGGTGGCCGCCATGAACCCCTGCCCCTGCGGCTGGTACGGGGACCCGGAAAGGCCCTGTACCTGCACCCCCTCCGCCCGGCAACGCTACGCCGGCAGGATCTCCGGACCCCTCTTGGACCGCTTTGACCTGGTGGTGGAGGTCCCCCGCCTCACCCCCCTAGAGCTCGCCCGCGCCCCCGAAGGGGAAAGCACCGAGGCCGTGCGGGAAAGGGTCTATAGGGCCCGGGAAAGGATGCTCGCCCGCCAGGGAAGGCCCAACGGGGAACTCGCCGGCAAGGCCCTGCGGGAGCAGGTGCGCCTCACCCCCGGCGCCGAGGCCCTTCTGCAATCCGCCGCCAAGAAGATGCTCCTTTCCGCAAGGAGCTACGACCGCCTCTTGCGGGTAGCCCGCACCATCGCCGACCTCATGGGGGCGGAACGGGTGGAGGAGGCCCACGTGGCCGAGGCCTTGGCCTACCGCAAGAGCCTCTAG
- a CDS encoding MFS transporter has product MALRVFFLFTLGYFLSYFYRSANAVLSKDLSQDLGLGPAELGFMTSLFYLAFAAVQLPLGGFLDRMGPRVVTPALLLVAALGSVVFALAPSFPVLALGRALIGVGMAAALMGALKAFSLWFPKNYATVSTLLVGLGATGGLLAATPLALLKEVLGWRGVFLLGALGVVLVALAIYLGVRNTPPGIAWPKAGGAGGLREVWGNGRLLRVAFLALAFAGSFLALQTLWAGAYGYHLGLSAVAVGNLLFLYSGMAVLGFLVSGYLADRFGTARVLFLSALAFALGLLLLLLKLLVPAYALLGFFGAFNILTLTQARELVPSHLVGRGTTLVNLFGIGGTFLLQWGVGVVVGSLGYTWAFGGLLLLLLLALGLYLPLLQRSSG; this is encoded by the coding sequence ATGGCTCTACGGGTGTTTTTTCTCTTCACCTTGGGCTACTTCCTCTCCTACTTCTACCGCTCGGCCAACGCCGTGCTTTCCAAGGACCTCTCCCAGGACCTGGGGCTTGGACCGGCGGAGCTCGGCTTCATGACGAGCCTCTTCTACCTGGCCTTCGCCGCCGTGCAACTCCCCTTGGGAGGGTTCTTGGACCGGATGGGGCCCCGGGTGGTGACCCCGGCCCTCCTCCTGGTGGCGGCTCTGGGGAGCGTGGTCTTCGCCCTGGCGCCGAGCTTTCCCGTCTTGGCCCTAGGCCGGGCCCTCATCGGGGTGGGCATGGCGGCGGCCCTCATGGGGGCCCTAAAAGCCTTTAGCCTCTGGTTTCCCAAGAACTACGCCACGGTGTCCACGCTTCTCGTGGGCCTTGGGGCCACGGGCGGGCTTCTGGCGGCCACGCCCCTGGCCCTCCTCAAGGAGGTGTTGGGCTGGCGGGGGGTCTTCCTCTTGGGGGCCTTGGGAGTGGTTTTGGTGGCCCTCGCCATCTACCTGGGGGTGCGGAACACCCCCCCGGGCATTGCCTGGCCCAAGGCCGGAGGAGCGGGCGGGCTTCGGGAGGTCTGGGGGAACGGAAGGCTTCTAAGGGTGGCCTTCCTGGCCCTGGCCTTCGCCGGGAGCTTCCTCGCCCTCCAGACCCTTTGGGCGGGGGCTTACGGCTACCACCTGGGGCTTTCGGCGGTGGCGGTGGGCAACCTCCTTTTCCTCTACTCGGGGATGGCGGTCTTGGGGTTTTTGGTTTCCGGATACCTGGCGGACCGCTTCGGCACGGCAAGGGTACTTTTCCTTTCCGCCTTGGCCTTCGCCCTGGGCCTCCTCCTCCTTCTCCTAAAGCTCCTCGTCCCCGCCTACGCCCTCCTGGGCTTTTTCGGGGCCTTCAACATCCTCACCCTCACCCAGGCCCGGGAACTGGTGCCAAGCCACCTGGTGGGGCGGGGCACCACCTTGGTGAACCTCTTCGGCATCGGCGGCACCTTCCTCCTGCAGTGGGGGGTGGGGGTGGTGGTGGGAAGCCTGGGGTACACGTGGGCCTTTGGGGGGCTTCTCCTTTTGCTCCTTTTGGCCCTGGGGCTTTACCTGCCCCTGCTTCAGAGGTCCTCTGGGTGA